The sequence AATGCCAACACTATTTAGATGATCAAGATTCTTACTTTGCTTCTCCACTCCCCCATGTTGGTTGGAAAGTGATATAATGCAcataagttttcttttaattaaaagaacttgAGCTCATGTCACTTATCTTACAAGATAtgaaataattacatatagttctgattttatatatattgttttattttaatggatAAAGTAATGAAAGCCAAAGTAGAAATGGAATAGAAGAATAATGCCAGCCTAGAACTATATTAAAAGTGAGATTAACAATGACAAGTAAGCTAGAATCCTACACTCTTTTTAACTTGCAAATCAACTTAATTTAGACTAATGTGTCttttattgtaaattttaatcctttttctttgtcttctCAATAGTAGACAAAGCAATCTAAGTTTCTGGAATAATTTCTATCTTTTagtttgtttttcctttaatttattttagtttattaattataatttacatGTCACAACTTTTCAAATCATATCTCAGCTAAGTTGGTCAttgattcatatatatatatatatcaatttcataagtttttaatataatctatTCTACCTATTGTGCATTTAATCATCATTAACAAAAAGGTAATCTACTAATCACTGTAGTTCAATTATAACAAAACGAAGCTAATTCTCCACTATATTAATCTTATTTCTCAATGTTGAATGGCTATTACcattttttttgaaagtatATAACTCacctcttatttttataacatatGTAAGTTGTTTGATTTTACAATATCCCCAACAAATAAagatgatttttctttaaaaaaaaaaaaaaagaaatatgattttcaaatttcttaaGCCTTGTTTACCTCCCAAACATAGTCTGAGttggaaaattaattaatcctCTCTATGCCTAaaatgcaaataaaaaaaattgaattgaaatatttcGAGTTTAAACCTGAACCAAGTgtaattatataagataaaatacaCTTTCAggttttagttttattttatcgagctcgttattttattttattgagccactatatttttatttttgttttgctttGATTAAGGATCTAAATAGCCTTTACTCAAAgcaaaaagatatttatataaggGCTCAAtagaacaaataaaaatcttatacaATATGTGTGAGAAGTCATTaatcaaactaaaaataaaaatacaaggacttaataaagtaaaataaaaattaaaggctccaatagaataaaactaaaaaatttaggacttaaaataatagatattgccattatataataacaaaaactaTAGAAGAGATGACAATATAAAAGTAAAGGTCCCCTACATTTACAACATCCACATGGAATTCGCTTTCAAAGCATTGCAAAAGCCTATTTGACAAAGTCCCTCATCTTATTTACATCTCAAGTCCTTCTCACAAATTCATCTTTGCACTTCTCgaaataactaaattttacCTAACCCTCCATTATTTGTACCTTTCTAATTCACTACTGCTATCCAATTTCCATGCACCCTTACGTCTAACCCttcccctctctctctctctcttctcttcaATACCTCCATTTCATTCTCTCCTCTCTATCTCTCTTTTACCAGTCTTTCTGCGTCAAATGAATCCAttcttgttttttcttttcttgattttctttgcTGTTCCAAGTTGTGCTGCCACTAGTGTAACCAAGAAGCTGGACCAAACATTAGTGCCACAACCACAAGAACCAGATGCTGGAATAAAGTGTGGATCATGTCCTTGTGTTAACCCTTGTGCCCAGCTGCCTCCTCCTCCTCCGCCGCCGAAGACGGTATACTGCACTCCTCTGGCACCACCGCCTCCAAGGTTTATATATGTGACTGGTGTGCCTGGGAATGGGAATTTATATGTAACTGATCCTTATGAGAATTGGGACTATTATAGTGATGCTACACACAATGTTGTTTCATGGTTTTTGGCTGCTTTTGGATTTGGAGTTCTACACTTAATGATGATCATTTGGTGACTCggtattaaattgttattagAAATTTCTAATTCGTTATATtcgtaattaattatttttagctcATGATGTTGTTTTAATACCAGAAACATtgtctattttatatttatatgctCAATATTCTTAATTTGCATGCTAATGTTAATATTATCCTTGTTGTCCAAATTTGTTTCCAGGGTACACAGAGTTATTAACTTCTTACCCCCTGAACTAGGAAATATAGTATTCTAAGCCAACATATATAACAGTGTTCTTCCATTAATGGAATTTctcttgttttcttgttttatttgtaaatgaattttcattttcgGGTATTAGAGAATAATTATAGAACTCACTTCAAATGAGACGAATATTATGTTTGgaataagttaaaataaaaaatattatagagagaagatataaaaaaataaaatgtaaaaactgaaaaaaatattttaattttatgaaatatgtTGACTATAGAACTCATTTAAaagtttagtttaattataattaattctaaaatttaattatataaaattttaaataatatttcattttaactaaatgaataaattctaaatttgtaaataaattttgtgaAATTCATTTCAACTAAACACAATATTAGcaataattttctatataattgaatttaacCTAGCTAACATGagcttcaattttttatttaaaaagtttaaattatttttcctctTGTGGTTCTATCagaaatataactttatatatattcaatattttttccTCTTCACTTTGACAATTCAGTATTGATATGGTGGTCATGGCCTGATACCTACAGTTGTGGGTTACTAGATGGGGAGGTGCTGCTCTAGTTCACTAATTATGTGCTTCTAATGGGCACTTTGTTGTATGTTTATGGGCTTTctaagtaatttaatatgtaacTAATGTGTTTTAATTTGTAAGCTTTATATGTACTATTCTTGTTtacaaattacaaaatatGTTGGTTTTGAAGTATGCCCAAacataaaataacttttacaataattttaaatattcaataataactGATGGTAAGAGATACCTAGAGTGTAGATTTTGAACTTTCATTCAAAGattgttctttttcctttaacATGAAGAGAAGGTTTTTAACATtagtgagaaaataatattaagcaAAAATGCATTAATATCCTAACAGAAACATTACTTCAATCCAtctaatttaagaaaaaatttaaaatataatcttatatatataataaaataacagatGAATAATACATCtttattagtattaaataattaaaatatatatcagtaatttaatattctacaATAAAATACTCAAATTACATAGTAATAGGTAATATTATACATTACATGTAAGTTAATGCATCTAACAAGTGAAATGCACAAGCATACTACTCTTATTAATTGCCTTGTAAAACTTTTTCTATAGATTGGTTATTTATTCCCTTAAGCTGCCAATGTGCCATCCAGAATTGATGCCAACACTAATGCTATATGAAGTAGGTGCAACATCCACATGAACTCCTTTTTTTGCTGACTCAtcttttattcttctatttatattcattttccTGCCACATTTAATTTGCAAATTAGCCTCAGCCATACCTTTCTCCAAGGATATATATAGATCATCTTATACAGCTATTTTGCTGAAAATGAAATCCTGATAAACAAAAgatattaattcttttcttttaactttatatttatatatataaaatataaggatCCCAAATTACAAAACTTTCCTTTACAATAGCTACCGATGTCACGATACTTAATTATCAAACTTAATATATCAATCGGTCAATCAATTGTGATGAATTCCTTTATATGAACAGTCATTCAATctactaaatataattattcaatcaTTTATGAGAAGATTATGAATATAATCacaaaattgtaatttttgcATTATCATTTAGATTTcgaaagaaattaataaattaaataggtTGAAAGTcgttttcaaattttattgtgTGATATAGCTATCAAAAAGTTGCtgcatttataaataaattgagcaACCTTTATTTTTGCACTTACAATTTACATCTTCTACAGATTTGAGTCACTGCTGGCAAAAGCTGGAAAAGTTGTAAATGAAGCTAATTGCTCATCAATAATACATAGCAGCTGTAGCAGCCAAGTACCAAGTATCAAGCAACTAACTGCAGGCAGAGCCCTGGGGTTGAGAGCAGGCCCCTCTTCTTAGCAGAACGCTGCCAAATGGACCCAATGCCGCCGGAGGCTTGCTCCCTTGGGctcctaatatatatatatatatatatatatatatataacatgtgatttattatgttttatacTTTAAAAAGATTATGAGTATATCGACtgtatttcttatttaaattaatttaaaaagaaaagatttgaataaatattaattcttaatatcaaaaactaattttttatttttatatattaaatattatttttttattttattaaagaatttaaattaataattattgtctCTATTTCACTACTATAGACAACTTTTGAAACCATCATCAATACTGTTACTATCAATTTTATCAGTTTTAGTACAAATTTGAATCtgtttaacttttaaatagaAGTAACGGGTCTAATTgctaaaataattgaaattagaCTCGTTTAATCCCGAGTTACAAATTTAAGGGGTATTTGATCATTTGTGCCTTTAAAATCTGTTTCTCTTGCATGCTTACAGGAATACAAGTACATAAATTCATTACTtgttaattatgattttattataagcaagatattgattttattaaaactagaGAAAATTCAACCTTAattaacaacaaaaaaaaaaactaatttaatgaGATAAACCCATCTAAATATTAAGAAGAGAAAGGCCAAAGCCAATGATTATCGTTATGATTACAACACCAGTTTGGTTTACTTCATTAAATAATCATAATCCGAAAAAAACAACTAAGAAATAAGGTTTAACTTTGTGTTAAGTATGTGTACATCTcttatgaaataataaatataccaactaaaattagaaattcatttaagatattaaaaatacatgaTACCTTTAACTCTACCATCAAGTGtggtttaaatatttatgacgGTTTTAggcaaattataaaaatgagatatttaacttttaaaataaaaataaattaatttattaaatattaaataattttattttaaaagacaGTGTAACTTGTGagaactaaaaaaatttatgctattatttaaaaaaatttgaacttctttttctaaaagaatttaaattaattagtaataaaatagaaaattatgagattcttttttaacaaaagaataactatttatatattggtgttattatctaaaaaaggatatgataaaaataatagagttaattaaaatagtattatCACTAGctgaagttttaatttttaaaattttactttccTAATCTAATTTTAGAATGTTTTTATTTCATAGGCGTTTCATtaatcaaaaattttatattttattatgtcaACTTTAATATTGCAagagtaatttttattttttaggctATAATGTATAAAGCCTTTATTAGTAAGGAATCCTTATATTCCAGGTGCTCTAAATATTTACTTTAGTAGCCTACCACATTGAGCTGCCACTGTCTAGCATACTGCATTTTAAAATActtgtaattataaatttatttttatttcaattcttgaaaaattttgcatgtcataaaaacatttttatttcacttgtatttaatttctaataagaAATTTGTAATCCATTttagataaagaagaagaaaataataattaaaaaaaactttgtttaaaacttatttgtcatttgtttatatatttgagaattgggttttctttcttactcagaaaaaatattttaggaaAGAGTGAATATACAAATACAAGACTGTTGTCATTACTATCGAAAGAAGGAAGGAGAAGCTGTGTTTTGCTGTTTCTTTATCTCCAAATCCCAGCTAACCTTTATTAACTGTGCGAAACGGCAATGCCATCGCCATTAACTGCCCTCTGCCTTACTGTACACGTATTTCCCCATATACCATATAGGAAAGTAAATTCTTCTACTTATTTGATGATGAACCAGAAGACATATTGATCTGAGcatttgatataaaataatattccattgaaaagatatataaagGAAAAGATTTTTGCAGACTTTCCTTATGGTACATGGGGAAGCTCATGGACAATGAAGCAGAAGGTGCGCAGTTGCATTGCCATCTGGGTCAGTTGACGAAGGTGAGTTGGTGGACAATTGGAAGGAAATATTAACGAACAATATGAGGAATGTGCCATTGTTTAAGCAAATAAAAGTAGCTATATATAGCTGCTGGTTAGCTAGGCAACAAAGT comes from Ricinus communis isolate WT05 ecotype wild-type chromosome 5, ASM1957865v1, whole genome shotgun sequence and encodes:
- the LOC8276573 gene encoding uncharacterized protein LOC8276573, with the protein product MNPFLFFLFLIFFAVPSCAATSVTKKLDQTLVPQPQEPDAGIKCGSCPCVNPCAQLPPPPPPPKTVYCTPLAPPPPRFIYVTGVPGNGNLYVTDPYENWDYYSDATHNVVSWFLAAFGFGVLHLMMIIW